A region of Solibacillus isronensis DNA encodes the following proteins:
- a CDS encoding sulfite exporter TauE/SafE family protein has translation MEIDLSLMYIAVIFGLGFIGSFLSGMLGVGGSIIKYPMLLYIPPLFGLVAFTAHEVSGISAVQVLFASIAGVWAYRKSGLLNKDLIIYMGAAILVGSFIGSYGSGFLSEDAVNIVYGLLAAIAAVMMLIPKKTVEDTTEISFNKALASILALIVGIGSGIVGAAGGFLLVPIMLTVLKIPTRITIATSLAITFISSIGGSVGKVMTGQVDYWPAFIMIIASIIAAPLGAKVGQKMNIKILQWLLALMIGATAIKIWIDILQ, from the coding sequence ATGGAAATCGATTTATCATTGATGTATATTGCGGTCATATTTGGGCTTGGGTTTATCGGCTCTTTTCTTTCCGGTATGCTTGGTGTCGGCGGTTCGATCATTAAATACCCGATGCTGCTTTATATTCCGCCATTGTTCGGTTTAGTCGCATTTACCGCGCATGAAGTTTCCGGAATCAGCGCCGTTCAAGTGCTGTTCGCCTCGATTGCAGGGGTTTGGGCATACCGGAAAAGCGGGTTACTGAACAAGGATCTCATTATATATATGGGTGCCGCGATTTTGGTCGGCAGCTTTATCGGCAGTTACGGTTCAGGGTTTTTATCTGAAGATGCCGTCAATATTGTGTACGGGCTACTCGCTGCCATTGCAGCCGTCATGATGCTGATCCCAAAGAAAACAGTAGAAGATACTACAGAAATTTCATTCAATAAAGCGTTGGCGAGTATACTTGCACTCATCGTTGGTATCGGATCAGGCATTGTCGGGGCAGCCGGCGGGTTTTTACTCGTACCGATTATGTTGACAGTGTTAAAAATTCCAACACGTATTACAATCGCGACAAGTTTGGCAATTACATTTATCTCATCAATCGGTGGCAGTGTCGGCAAAGTGATGACAGGCCAGGTCGACTATTGGCCGGCTTTCATTATGATCATTGCAAGTATCATCGCAGCTCCACTTGGTGCAAAAGTCGGTCAGAAAATGAATATTAAAATACTGCAATGGCTGCTTGCACTCATGATTGGTGCTACAGCTATTAAAATATGGATAGATATTTTACAATAA
- a CDS encoding sulfurtransferase TusA family protein, with protein MNITQTLDAKGLACPMPIVKTKKAIDKIKSGEVLEVLVTDKGALNDFKAWAGAGGHSIVEQKEEAGVLYFYIQKA; from the coding sequence ATGAATATTACACAAACATTAGATGCAAAAGGTTTAGCATGTCCAATGCCAATCGTAAAAACGAAAAAGGCAATCGATAAAATTAAATCCGGTGAAGTGCTGGAAGTATTAGTAACGGATAAAGGTGCTTTAAATGATTTCAAAGCATGGGCAGGTGCAGGCGGCCACTCCATCGTAGAACAAAAAGAAGAAGCGGGCGTTCTGTACTTCTATATTCAAAAAGCATAA